In Edaphobacter paludis, a single window of DNA contains:
- a CDS encoding tetratricopeptide repeat protein — translation MNSQSPKILRFVSLAASYLLDACAVRSSKAPADGRLGGMLPAVLALMIVLLPAAFAQKASLNRGATIQGTVSSSDGKPVSDAVIRLERKGSANPVETKSNAAGAFEFSALSVGSYQLIAEKSGFYSHSADVTASSESDLEKVDFVLQVSALTANSRSAPGPQTMQFADKPNFTVAGVTDWTAVGGHGSDSTLRTSESLANETATLKPQSSDPGAANALATRDEREAESRLSSSLASAPGSFDANHRLGELYLHAGKYGDAIPLLESAYRIDPENDQNRYDLALACEGTGDLSKAQRRIQELLAKRESANLHRLMGEVDEKLGDPLSAVHEYEQAVKLSPSEQNYFGWGSELLLHRAVWQAQEVFRKGVEAYPKSARMQTALGTALFAGARYDEAALHLCAASDLNPEDPSPYIFMGKVQIAAPNTLACVQPKLARFVQQQPGSSIANYLYAMSLLKHEEQSPDKQAVQQAQVLLTKAVTLDPKCSEAYLQLGILAASQRNFDQAIGFYSKAIEADPQLADAHYRLGVAYDRTGQTAKAKQELQLHDQIKRQQAQATERQRREIKQFLIVQQGEPASSVAK, via the coding sequence ATGAATAGCCAATCGCCCAAAATTCTTCGTTTCGTCTCCCTCGCAGCTTCGTATCTGCTCGACGCTTGCGCGGTGCGCTCATCGAAAGCTCCGGCGGATGGGAGATTAGGCGGCATGTTGCCCGCTGTCCTGGCTCTTATGATTGTGCTGCTTCCGGCGGCGTTCGCGCAGAAAGCATCCCTGAACCGAGGAGCGACCATACAGGGTACCGTCTCCAGCTCCGATGGAAAACCCGTGAGCGACGCTGTTATCCGTCTCGAAAGGAAGGGCTCCGCCAATCCTGTGGAGACAAAAAGCAACGCAGCCGGTGCCTTTGAGTTTTCGGCTCTCTCAGTTGGAAGCTATCAGCTCATCGCAGAAAAATCAGGGTTCTATAGTCATTCCGCCGACGTCACCGCATCATCAGAAAGCGATCTGGAAAAGGTTGATTTCGTTCTTCAAGTATCAGCCTTGACTGCAAACTCCCGCTCCGCTCCAGGACCACAGACCATGCAGTTCGCCGATAAGCCTAACTTTACGGTCGCGGGAGTGACGGATTGGACCGCCGTGGGGGGGCATGGTTCGGATTCCACCTTGCGGACCAGCGAATCTCTCGCCAATGAGACTGCTACGCTGAAGCCGCAAAGCAGCGACCCCGGCGCAGCGAACGCTTTGGCCACCCGCGATGAGAGAGAGGCAGAGAGCAGGCTGAGTTCCTCACTTGCCAGCGCGCCCGGCAGCTTCGATGCCAACCATCGACTTGGCGAGCTTTATCTCCATGCGGGCAAATATGGGGACGCTATCCCGCTGCTGGAGAGTGCCTACCGGATTGATCCCGAAAATGATCAGAATCGGTACGACCTGGCGTTGGCCTGCGAAGGAACTGGCGACCTCTCGAAGGCCCAGAGACGTATTCAGGAATTATTGGCAAAGCGGGAGAGCGCTAATTTGCATCGGCTGATGGGTGAAGTGGATGAGAAGCTGGGCGATCCATTATCGGCTGTCCACGAATATGAGCAGGCGGTGAAGCTCAGTCCTAGTGAGCAGAATTACTTCGGGTGGGGTTCTGAACTCCTCCTGCATCGCGCCGTATGGCAGGCGCAGGAGGTCTTTCGCAAGGGTGTAGAGGCATACCCAAAATCCGCCAGAATGCAGACGGCGCTAGGCACAGCGCTCTTTGCCGGTGCTCGCTATGATGAAGCCGCCCTTCATCTGTGTGCGGCGTCAGATCTGAATCCAGAGGACCCCAGCCCCTACATCTTCATGGGGAAGGTCCAGATCGCCGCGCCCAACACCCTGGCCTGTGTCCAGCCAAAACTGGCGCGCTTCGTCCAGCAACAGCCTGGAAGTTCTATCGCTAACTACCTATACGCCATGTCCCTCCTGAAGCATGAGGAGCAGTCGCCGGACAAACAGGCGGTGCAACAGGCGCAGGTTCTCCTGACGAAGGCAGTAACGCTCGACCCGAAGTGCAGTGAGGCCTACCTGCAACTGGGAATCCTCGCGGCATCGCAACGCAACTTCGATCAAGCTATCGGCTTTTACAGCAAAGCGATCGAAGCGGATCCTCAATTGGCCGACGCCCATTATCGTCTGGGCGTCGCTTATGACCGGACCGGCCAGACAGCAAAGGCCAAACAGGAATTACAGCTTCATGACCAGATCAAGCGACAACAGGCCCAAGCGACCGAACGGCAACGGCGAGAGATTAAACAGTTTCTTATCGTCCAGCAGGGAGAACCTGCCAGTTCAGTAGCAAAGTAA
- a CDS encoding tetratricopeptide repeat protein gives MPPKASSTLQPEKSLIQIREDLQSKRTAKALRLAAQLSAEKKDDVQLHLSLGVLLASEKQYKAAQLELEKADALQPGTFEILFDLGQAALGNYDNRNAELALSRALKLKPASPETEYLLAQVYTNESRPLDALDLLVRANKLAPENPDILYLMARISMSQKYYEDAMPLLEKAVQIAPARTDLREALGESYFRSGKINKSIEEFEKVIEIEPSARTYSFLGLSHAHLGRFDEAKQDFQHGLKLEPHNNFCQFQLGNIAKLQGDSTGAEAIFLRVLRSNPDYPDALLELANILIESKRFSEAAELLKRYVRVSSNPSAGYYKLAMVEKSLHQMAAAEQDLAQFQALSKDASIAAHPYDHLFDYLDNRAKLDPRAQVQQDLAALGEQIKLHPDQPELLYALAEAYLKAGKVDDARNTIARLEQERPGDSRTLTGDGVLLAQYGLYDDAIQHFQAALQVKPGADDVSFDLADAYFRRGRYSEALDAAMQVSEEGRKDESYLALLGDIYAHQGDNARAEEIYRDAIARNPDNDQDYLSLALLELHENNISEAKETLLKGQARIPGSGKIIWGLGLTSALEGNTATATRQLERAVEMLPEWPGSYSTLGVFYYQTGQIAKAKEVLDRFKNSNARGGLDINRIEAVLARTPEAPPIGDEPLSNAKRAQLLQLALFLADKTM, from the coding sequence ATGCCACCTAAGGCGTCTTCAACCCTGCAACCGGAGAAGTCGCTGATTCAAATCCGGGAAGATCTGCAAAGCAAGCGTACAGCGAAGGCGCTGCGGCTAGCGGCCCAACTATCAGCAGAGAAGAAGGACGATGTCCAACTGCATCTCTCACTTGGCGTCTTACTCGCTTCGGAGAAGCAATATAAGGCGGCGCAACTTGAACTGGAAAAAGCCGACGCCTTGCAGCCGGGAACTTTCGAGATACTTTTTGACCTGGGCCAAGCGGCGCTCGGAAACTACGATAACCGGAATGCGGAACTCGCACTGAGCCGTGCACTCAAATTAAAGCCCGCGTCTCCGGAGACTGAATACCTGCTGGCACAGGTCTACACGAATGAGTCACGACCACTTGATGCCCTGGATCTGCTGGTCCGGGCAAATAAGTTGGCGCCTGAGAACCCGGACATCCTTTATCTCATGGCCCGGATTAGTATGTCGCAAAAATATTATGAGGATGCGATGCCGCTGCTGGAGAAGGCAGTGCAGATTGCTCCCGCACGCACCGATCTCCGTGAAGCTCTGGGTGAGAGCTACTTCAGATCCGGCAAGATCAACAAATCCATTGAAGAGTTCGAGAAGGTGATCGAGATTGAGCCCTCGGCGCGGACCTACTCATTTCTGGGCCTTTCGCATGCGCATCTGGGAAGATTTGACGAGGCTAAACAGGACTTCCAGCATGGTCTTAAGCTGGAGCCGCACAATAATTTCTGCCAGTTCCAACTCGGTAATATCGCAAAATTACAAGGAGACTCAACGGGCGCAGAAGCCATATTCCTGAGAGTGCTCCGGTCTAATCCGGACTATCCCGATGCACTGCTGGAGTTGGCGAACATTCTCATCGAAAGCAAGAGATTCTCCGAAGCAGCCGAGTTGCTGAAGAGATATGTGAGAGTGAGCAGCAATCCATCGGCCGGATACTACAAACTGGCAATGGTGGAGAAGAGCCTGCACCAGATGGCAGCGGCAGAACAGGACCTGGCGCAGTTTCAGGCCCTTTCCAAAGACGCTTCCATCGCTGCTCATCCTTACGATCATCTCTTCGATTACCTTGATAATCGCGCGAAACTTGATCCTCGCGCACAAGTACAACAAGATCTGGCTGCGCTGGGTGAGCAGATCAAACTGCATCCCGATCAACCTGAGCTTTTGTATGCCCTTGCTGAGGCATATCTGAAGGCGGGTAAGGTTGACGACGCCAGGAACACGATTGCTCGGCTTGAACAGGAACGGCCGGGAGACTCCAGAACTTTGACGGGAGACGGGGTCTTGCTGGCACAGTATGGCTTGTATGACGATGCCATCCAGCATTTCCAGGCGGCATTGCAAGTAAAGCCGGGAGCCGACGACGTAAGCTTCGATCTCGCAGACGCTTACTTCCGCAGAGGACGCTACTCCGAAGCATTAGACGCTGCCATGCAGGTCTCAGAGGAAGGCCGTAAGGATGAATCCTACCTTGCGCTATTGGGTGACATTTACGCTCATCAGGGCGATAACGCACGAGCGGAGGAGATATATCGCGACGCTATCGCACGAAACCCTGACAACGATCAGGATTATCTTTCTCTGGCGCTTCTTGAGTTGCACGAGAACAACATTTCAGAAGCGAAGGAGACTCTGCTGAAGGGGCAGGCGCGGATTCCGGGATCAGGAAAGATTATCTGGGGTTTAGGACTGACTTCCGCATTGGAAGGCAATACGGCGACCGCAACACGTCAGTTAGAGCGCGCCGTAGAGATGCTGCCCGAGTGGCCAGGAAGCTATTCAACGCTGGGAGTCTTCTACTACCAGACCGGTCAGATCGCCAAAGCTAAAGAAGTGTTAGACCGCTTCAAGAACAGCAATGCAAGAGGTGGTCTGGACATAAACCGGATCGAAGCAGTGCTGGCGCGGACCCCGGAAGCCCCTCCAATCGGCGACGAGCCGTTGTCGAATGCGAAGAGGGCGCAATTGCTCCAACTTGCGCTTTTTCTTGCCGACAAGACGATGTGA
- a CDS encoding FG-GAP-like repeat-containing protein — MADILRLVAPGSDEYATEKYAFEVDTLLQEWSRSLKASVHDLSGTLKLLSSTIEASSLSPVKEISLRSGYGIDVTKRQFGAAGPSEPTRFLKEFQTWLGEASKVETAEFEIYEIDEITSVPLTMQLQIRYDIVAIRRDARREERVGSWRTEWSRIEPDGWKVQKWEATEEILSVGAGTGFLDVTAQALGDAESYKSQMLHGADHWRTILDGACGIDIYGNNGVAIGDYDNDGFDDFYVCQPAGLPNRLYRNRGDGTFEDVTDKAGVGALDNTACALFADFDNRGRQDLLVVCGSGPLLFLNQGDGTFSLKRNAFKFARPPQGTFTHAAVADYDGDGRLDIFFCTYMYYLGLDQYHYPVPYYDARNGPPNCLLHNEGNGQFVETTEAAGLNADNDRYSFACAWGDSNSNGHPDLCIANDFGSSQLYRNNGDGTFTVASKESHIEDVGAGMSACWSDFDNDGHQDIYITSMWEAAGQRVSDQGQFHQGTPQSIRALYQRHARGNALYQNEGDGTFKNVGQQVGVAMGRWSWSADFWDFDHDGYSDLYVTNGYISAIDRNDIASFFWRQVVAKSPEDATPSLAYERGWNAINELIRADSSWNAYERNVVFANNRDGTFSEVSGIVGLDFLEDSRSFALADIDHDGRLEVILKNRNAPQLRVLHNAMKELGDSIAFRLRGHKSNRDAIGAAITVETGTITQTKYLQAGSGFLAQHSKEVFFGVGRPQGTLRAKVRWPSGLVQQFESLPVNHRIEIEEDNPSFAAKAFIAAPQAYAKAEPPPTLAQLPSQVETWLITPLKAPEFSLPDLAGNTRELRQFRGSFVLLNFWATIAPLCREQLRGLQQHRAAFVAAPLEIVAVNIDDATGTPTARSMAAEEKLSFPVVFATEEVAGIYNIIYRYLFDRRRDLAIPTSFLLDGEGMIVKVYQGPIDPTRVLADMRAAPKTAAERRQRAIPLKGELFQGSFQRNDFTYGVALFQHGYLDQAAESFQQVIASKPNDPEGYYNLGTLNLRRNNFEQARPYLEQALKLRPNYPEAWSNLGMMSAQEGHPADAIKNFQQALLLRPDYEIALLNLGNVYRRQGAFEKAEECLSHALKIQPDDPEVSYSLGMLNAQQNQLQAAAGYLQKAIELRPGYPEALNNLGIIFVRLQNYENAEEQFKTGIKLAPNNDQAYLNLARLYAMRSDREKAREILQELLRVQPQNPEARQALEVLR; from the coding sequence TTGGCAGACATCCTTCGCCTGGTAGCTCCCGGTTCAGATGAGTACGCCACTGAGAAGTACGCCTTCGAGGTCGATACGCTACTCCAGGAATGGAGCCGATCTCTGAAGGCGTCCGTTCACGACCTTTCAGGCACGCTGAAGTTGCTTTCCTCCACGATCGAGGCTTCATCGCTCAGCCCCGTCAAGGAAATCTCGCTGCGCTCGGGGTACGGGATCGACGTGACGAAGAGGCAGTTCGGGGCTGCAGGACCTTCCGAACCTACGCGATTTCTAAAGGAGTTCCAGACCTGGCTCGGGGAGGCCTCAAAGGTCGAGACGGCGGAGTTCGAGATTTATGAAATCGATGAGATTACCAGCGTCCCCCTTACGATGCAACTGCAAATTCGATATGACATCGTTGCAATCCGTAGAGATGCTCGACGCGAAGAGCGGGTCGGGTCTTGGCGGACCGAATGGTCGCGCATTGAACCGGATGGCTGGAAGGTGCAGAAGTGGGAAGCGACCGAGGAAATACTGAGCGTCGGAGCCGGAACCGGATTTCTGGACGTGACCGCCCAGGCTCTCGGCGATGCCGAATCGTACAAAAGCCAGATGCTTCACGGGGCCGATCATTGGCGAACGATTCTGGATGGTGCCTGTGGCATCGACATTTATGGAAACAATGGTGTCGCGATAGGCGATTACGACAATGACGGATTCGATGATTTCTACGTCTGCCAGCCTGCAGGATTGCCCAACCGTCTTTATCGCAATCGAGGCGACGGGACGTTTGAAGATGTCACGGATAAGGCTGGGGTGGGTGCGCTCGACAATACGGCGTGTGCTTTGTTTGCGGACTTCGATAACCGAGGACGCCAGGACCTTCTGGTGGTTTGCGGCAGCGGTCCTCTACTGTTCTTGAATCAAGGAGACGGAACGTTTTCGCTCAAGCGCAACGCCTTCAAGTTTGCCCGTCCTCCTCAGGGAACGTTCACCCACGCAGCGGTAGCTGACTACGACGGCGACGGACGCCTCGACATTTTCTTCTGCACCTACATGTACTATCTGGGGCTGGACCAGTATCACTACCCTGTTCCCTACTACGATGCGCGCAATGGCCCGCCAAACTGTCTACTCCACAACGAAGGAAATGGACAATTTGTAGAGACAACCGAAGCGGCAGGCTTGAACGCAGACAACGACCGGTATAGCTTTGCATGTGCCTGGGGGGATTCGAACTCCAACGGTCACCCCGATCTTTGCATCGCCAACGACTTCGGAAGTTCTCAGCTCTACCGCAATAACGGTGATGGGACGTTTACCGTCGCCTCGAAGGAGTCGCACATTGAAGATGTGGGCGCGGGAATGAGCGCGTGTTGGTCCGATTTCGATAACGACGGGCACCAGGACATCTACATCACGAGCATGTGGGAAGCTGCCGGTCAGAGGGTTTCGGACCAAGGGCAGTTTCATCAGGGGACGCCGCAAAGCATCCGCGCGCTGTACCAGCGTCATGCACGAGGGAATGCTCTTTATCAAAACGAAGGCGATGGGACGTTCAAAAACGTGGGACAGCAGGTTGGCGTGGCGATGGGGCGATGGTCGTGGTCGGCGGATTTCTGGGACTTCGATCACGATGGCTACTCGGACCTCTATGTCACGAACGGCTATATCTCCGCAATCGACCGGAACGATATTGCAAGCTTTTTCTGGCGGCAGGTCGTGGCAAAATCTCCCGAGGATGCGACGCCTTCGCTGGCTTACGAGCGTGGATGGAATGCCATTAATGAATTGATCCGGGCGGACAGTTCATGGAACGCATACGAAAGAAATGTCGTGTTTGCGAACAATCGCGATGGCACTTTCTCCGAGGTTTCTGGCATAGTAGGTCTGGATTTTCTTGAGGACAGCCGCTCCTTTGCGCTGGCCGATATAGACCATGACGGGAGGCTGGAGGTCATCCTCAAGAACCGCAACGCTCCCCAGCTACGGGTCTTGCACAATGCGATGAAGGAGCTAGGCGACTCAATCGCCTTCCGGCTACGAGGACATAAAAGCAACCGCGATGCCATCGGAGCTGCAATTACCGTCGAGACAGGCACCATTACCCAGACAAAGTATCTGCAGGCAGGGTCGGGATTTCTTGCGCAACACTCCAAGGAAGTGTTCTTTGGAGTCGGAAGGCCGCAGGGAACGCTGAGAGCGAAGGTCCGCTGGCCGAGCGGACTTGTTCAGCAATTTGAATCGCTGCCGGTCAATCATCGCATCGAGATTGAAGAAGACAATCCTTCGTTCGCAGCCAAAGCCTTTATTGCGGCGCCTCAGGCCTATGCGAAAGCGGAGCCGCCGCCGACGCTGGCGCAATTACCTTCTCAGGTCGAGACGTGGCTGATTACTCCACTGAAGGCCCCGGAATTTTCATTGCCTGATCTTGCAGGCAACACGCGGGAGCTTCGGCAGTTCCGAGGGAGCTTCGTTCTACTCAATTTTTGGGCGACGATAGCGCCACTCTGCCGCGAGCAACTACGCGGTCTTCAGCAACACCGAGCGGCCTTCGTGGCTGCGCCTCTGGAGATTGTTGCGGTGAACATCGACGACGCAACGGGCACCCCAACTGCGCGATCGATGGCAGCAGAGGAGAAGCTGTCCTTTCCTGTGGTCTTTGCGACAGAAGAAGTGGCCGGGATCTACAACATCATCTATCGATATCTGTTTGACCGCCGCAGGGACCTTGCCATTCCTACGTCTTTTCTGCTCGACGGGGAGGGCATGATCGTGAAGGTGTACCAGGGGCCCATCGATCCCACGCGCGTGTTGGCGGATATGAGGGCTGCTCCGAAGACGGCAGCCGAGCGGAGGCAGCGTGCCATTCCATTGAAAGGCGAGCTCTTCCAGGGCTCATTCCAACGCAACGACTTTACGTATGGGGTGGCGCTATTTCAGCATGGGTATCTCGATCAGGCGGCCGAATCTTTTCAACAAGTGATTGCTTCCAAACCGAACGATCCTGAGGGGTATTACAACCTGGGCACACTCAACCTGCGCAGGAATAATTTTGAACAGGCGCGACCCTATCTGGAGCAGGCGTTGAAGCTTCGTCCTAACTATCCGGAGGCATGGAGCAACCTAGGGATGATGTCCGCGCAGGAGGGACATCCTGCGGATGCCATCAAGAACTTTCAGCAGGCGCTCCTGTTACGGCCTGACTACGAGATTGCGCTGCTCAATCTGGGGAACGTCTACCGGCGGCAGGGAGCCTTTGAAAAGGCAGAAGAGTGCCTAAGCCACGCACTTAAAATCCAACCTGATGATCCCGAAGTTAGCTACAGTCTTGGGATGCTTAATGCACAGCAGAACCAACTGCAAGCTGCGGCAGGTTATCTGCAAAAAGCGATTGAGCTTCGTCCGGGATATCCCGAAGCCCTGAACAACCTTGGCATCATCTTCGTGCGACTTCAGAATTACGAGAACGCAGAGGAACAATTCAAGACTGGGATCAAACTTGCGCCCAACAATGATCAGGCTTATCTAAATCTGGCTCGCCTGTATGCAATGCGCAGCGATAGAGAAAAGGCCAGAGAGATTTTGCAGGAGCTTCTCCGCGTGCAACCCCAGAATCCGGAAGCGAGACAGGCACTGGAAGTATTACGATGA
- a CDS encoding CRTAC1 family protein produces MIFPRRRFIGSSLFLLGSALTDALTTPLWRWKHPLTVEAAASNSAVSQVQFLDVAQQAGLNVPNVWGGIEHKRSIIETKGSGIAFFDYDNDGWLDIYLTNGNRLDATWPPGKAPISHLYKNNRDGTFTDVTEGSGLGITGWQTGVCVGDYNNDGWDDLFCCFLGHNMLFHNNGNGTFTDVTRKAGLYQEKGRWGAGCTFLDYDRDGYLDLFVCNYLKLDLNNIPSESETNYCQWKGVPIMCGPRGLPADTNILYHNNGDGTFTDVSERSGILKPGPRYSITPVSYDFDNDGWPDIYVAVDSEASILFKNNHDGTFTDIAVMAGCAYNDDGHEQAGMGVAVADYDCDGWFDIFKTNFVDDTCNLYHNNGDGTFTDVTSPSGIGVNNRYVAWGCGFIDYDNDGWQDIIQINGHVYPEVDRYNFGETFKNPRLVYKNRGNGTFQDVSAEMGPGISERFSSRGAAFGDYNNNGNMDVLVLNLNDLPSLLRNDGGNKQNWIKIKLVGTKCNRTAIGARVRVITGKHIQMDEVHGGTSVMSQNDLRLHFGIGKNDIVDLIEVKWPTTQKVEHFPQVKANQILTIREGTGITASYKPKLT; encoded by the coding sequence ATGATCTTTCCGCGACGCCGCTTCATCGGGTCTTCCCTCTTCCTGCTTGGCAGTGCACTGACCGACGCACTTACGACTCCGCTTTGGCGATGGAAGCATCCCTTAACCGTGGAAGCAGCGGCTTCAAATTCGGCGGTCTCTCAGGTTCAATTTTTGGATGTGGCCCAGCAAGCTGGGCTCAACGTCCCCAACGTATGGGGCGGCATCGAGCATAAACGCTCAATCATTGAGACGAAAGGGAGCGGCATCGCTTTCTTCGACTACGACAATGATGGCTGGCTGGACATCTATCTGACCAATGGCAACCGGCTTGATGCGACCTGGCCGCCCGGGAAGGCTCCGATCTCGCATCTGTATAAGAACAATCGCGACGGCACGTTTACCGATGTTACAGAGGGATCTGGGCTCGGAATTACGGGGTGGCAGACCGGCGTCTGCGTGGGCGACTACAACAACGATGGATGGGACGATCTATTCTGCTGCTTTCTGGGACACAACATGCTGTTCCATAACAATGGAAATGGCACCTTTACCGATGTAACTCGCAAAGCGGGGCTCTATCAGGAGAAGGGGCGCTGGGGAGCAGGTTGTACTTTTCTTGACTATGACCGTGATGGTTATCTCGATCTGTTCGTTTGCAACTACCTCAAGCTCGACCTTAACAATATTCCCTCTGAAAGCGAGACGAATTATTGCCAATGGAAGGGCGTTCCGATCATGTGTGGGCCGCGAGGCCTTCCGGCCGACACCAATATTCTGTATCACAACAATGGCGACGGGACCTTTACCGATGTCTCCGAGCGATCAGGGATTCTGAAGCCTGGTCCGCGATACTCAATTACACCGGTGTCTTATGACTTCGACAATGATGGCTGGCCAGATATCTATGTTGCTGTGGATTCCGAGGCGAGCATTCTGTTCAAGAACAACCACGACGGCACGTTCACCGATATCGCCGTCATGGCTGGTTGCGCTTACAACGACGACGGACACGAGCAGGCCGGTATGGGCGTCGCGGTGGCCGACTATGATTGCGACGGATGGTTCGACATCTTCAAGACCAACTTTGTGGACGACACCTGCAACCTCTACCACAACAACGGCGATGGCACCTTCACCGACGTGACCTCTCCTTCAGGCATCGGAGTAAATAATCGTTACGTGGCGTGGGGGTGCGGCTTCATTGACTATGACAATGACGGCTGGCAGGACATCATTCAGATCAACGGACACGTTTATCCAGAGGTCGATCGCTACAACTTCGGCGAGACATTCAAGAATCCTCGGCTGGTCTATAAAAATCGCGGCAATGGCACCTTCCAGGATGTCTCCGCGGAGATGGGCCCAGGCATCAGCGAGCGCTTCTCCAGTCGTGGCGCGGCGTTCGGAGACTACAACAACAACGGCAACATGGATGTGCTGGTACTGAACCTGAACGATCTACCTTCGCTTCTTCGCAATGACGGAGGCAATAAGCAGAACTGGATCAAGATCAAGCTGGTGGGGACCAAGTGCAATCGCACAGCGATCGGGGCACGCGTGAGGGTTATCACTGGCAAGCATATCCAGATGGACGAGGTGCACGGCGGGACCAGTGTGATGTCGCAAAACGATCTAAGGCTTCACTTCGGCATTGGAAAGAATGACATCGTGGACCTCATCGAGGTGAAGTGGCCTACGACGCAGAAAGTGGAACACTTTCCGCAGGTCAAAGCCAACCAGATACTCACGATTCGCGAAGGCACTGGAATCACCGCTTCTTATAAGCCGAAATTGACATAG